The proteins below come from a single Alosa sapidissima isolate fAloSap1 chromosome 23, fAloSap1.pri, whole genome shotgun sequence genomic window:
- the LOC121698863 gene encoding protocadherin-20 — MVSDKRVHRLITRGEIQVLCLLLLYTSPLSCFSNFSPLIYKIKEGLPKGTLIGAIGTDLHLDFSVDPPLLFNLAQKKINEQYVELNNTTGELFTSAVQMDRESLCADRGEGQSCSLALDVFILPQQYFQLVKVKILIEDVNDNQPRFPSAEIRVTVPENALVNTRFAVEQSAVDPDLGVNSVQTYWLDNDFGVFTLDVEENEGGELTPFLIVTEALDREWQAEYVTDIIAEDGGSPPLTGTATLRVIISDINDNCPKFTEAQVNVTVYGNATRGTQLARLHAFDSDLGGNAQITYTYSERVARDTRNLFHLNRTSGVIKLAGKIDTNTAKLYKLTVLANGPACIPDVAAVTIHVIKVVSGPPLLVPRYIAAERDGMVSLKESEPAFTPIAFFTVKNSDPRQRVECMLEGSGPFKLSPYERFKNEYLLETTEPLDYETRQEYELTIVGRSVHGAVIKTVVRVQVEDENDNAPIFKQSMLEIFVEENNAPNTFLTKLQATDADSGSRGEVVYLLGSDAPTIFHLDRQVGVLTVTTSLDREEKETYRFMVRAVDRGSPRRESIATVIITVQDRNDNSPRFINKDFTFFVPENFPGFGEIGVLSVTDADAGENGWVALSILNGSDIFVIDTGRGALRAKTSLDREQQGTYYLWIEAVDGGKPALSCVTMVTVLLLDVNDNPPIVLFPQSNQSYMLVLPSTLPGTSITEVYAVDRDTGMNAVIAYSIVKRLGGEPGSFDIDPNTGNITLRKTLSDRGLYSLLVKVSDHGQPEPLHSTVMVNLFVNETVSNESYIQSLLLRQAEIEIEESIGPRETHQWIQDRRVFPCQPVLIALSATCLGLFIMVVSLSVYISCRKLRKHKKKRLEVEIPLKMNSDMQPVDRKLMEISNI, encoded by the exons ATGGTCAGCGACAAAAGGGTCCACCGCCTTATAACCAGAGGAGAGATACAG GTTTTGTGCCTTCTGCTGCTTTACACCAGCCCTCTCTCCTGCTTTTCAAATTTCAGCCCTCTCATCTATAAGATAAAAGAAGGCTTACCCAAGGGGACTTTAATAGGGGCCATTGGCACAGACTTACATTTGGATTTCTCTGTTGATCCCCCTCTATTATTCAATCTGGCGCAAAAGAAGATCAACGAGCAGTATGTGGAGCTGAATAATACCACAGGGGAGCTATTCACGTCTGCAGtgcagatggacagagagagcctATGCGCGGACCGGGGCGAGGGTCAAAGCTGCTCGCTGGCCCTGGATGTGTTCATCCTACCTCAGCAGTACTTCCAGTTGGTCAAGGTCAAGATCCTGATAGAGGACGTGAACGACAACCAGCCGCGCTTCCCGTCGGCTGAGATCCGGGTGACGGTGCCGGAGAACGCGCTAGTGAACACACGCTTCGCCGTGGAGCAGTCGGCTGTGGACCCAGACCTGGGAGTGAACAGCGTGCAGACATACTGGCTGGACAATGACTTTGGGGTGTTCACGCTGGACGTGGAGGAGAATGAGGGGGGTGAACTCACGCCCTTCCTCATTGTCACTGAGGCGCTAGACCGTGAGTGGCAGGCGGAGTATGTGACGGACATCATTGCAGAGGACGGTGGCTCGCCACCTCTCACGGGAACTGCCACACTCCGGGTCATCATCTCGGACATCAACGACAACTGCCCCAAGTTCACCGAGGCCCAGGTGAATGTGACAGTGTATGGAAATGCCACACGTGGTACCCAGTTGGCACGGCTCCATGCCTTCGATTCAGACCTGGGTGGCAATGCACAGATCACCTACACCTACAGCGAGCGCGTCGCCCGGGACACCCGCAACCTTTTCCACCTGAATCGGACAAGCGGAGTGATTAAACTGGCGGGGAAAATTGACACCAACACCGCCAAGCTTTACAAGCTGACCGTGCTGGCCAACGGACCGGCTTGCATCCCGGACGTGGCAGCAGTGACCATCCACGTCATCAAGGTGGTGTCGGGACCACCACTGCTCGTCCCGCGCTACATCGCGGCGGAGAGGGACGGCATGGTGTCGCTTAAGGAGTCAGAGCCGGCGTTCACGCCCATCGCCTTCTTCACCGTGAAGAACTCTGACCCGCGCCAGAGGGTGGAGTGCATGCTGGAGGGCTCGGGCCCGTTCAAGCTCTCCCCGTACGAGCGTTTCAAGAACGAGTACCTGCTGGAGACCACCGAGCCGCTGGATTACGAGACACGGCAGGAGTACGAGCTCACCATCGTGGGCAGAAGCGTCCACGGCGCGGTCATCAAGACGGTGGTGAGGGTCCAGGTGGAGGACGAGAATGACAACGCACCCATCTTCAAGCAGTCCATGCTGGAGATCTTTGTGGAGGAGAACAACGCTCCCAACACCTTCCTCACCAAGCTGCAGGCCACCGATGCGGACAGCGGCAGCCGGGGGGAGGTGGTCTACCTGTTGGGCTCCGATGCGCCTACCATCTTCCACCTGGACCGGCAGGTgggagtgctgacggtgaccaCCTCCCTGGACCGCGAGGAGAAGGAGACGTACCGGTTCATGGTGCGAGCGGTGGACAGGGGGTCACCGCGGAGGGAGAGCATCGCCACGGTCATCATCACCGTGCAGGACCGCAATGACAACAGCCCGCGCTTCATCAACAAAGACTTCACCTTCTTCGTGCCCGAGAACTTCCCAGGGTTCGGCGAAATCGGGGTGCTCTCTGTGACGGACGCCGATGCTGGGGAAAATGGCTGGGTGGCGCTGTCCATCCTCAACGGCAGCGACATCTTTGTCATCGACACTGGGCGTGGTGCCCTGAGGGCCAAGACCTCGCTGGACCGCGAGCAGCAGGGCACCTACTACCTGTGGATCGAGGCCGTTGATGGCGGCAAGCCAGCCCTCTCCTGCGTCACCATGGTGACTGTGCTGCTCCTAGACGTCAACGACAACCCACCCATCGTCCTCTTTCCCCAGTCCAACCAGTCCTACATGCTGGTGCTGCCCAGCACCTTACCGGGGACCTCCATCACCGAGGTCTATGCCGTGGACCGGGACACGGGTATGAACGCGGTCATCGCATACAGCATCGTTAAACGTTTGGGCGGTGAGCCGGGCTCCTTCGACATAGACCCAAACACGGGCAACATCACCCTGCGCAAGACCCTAAGCGACCGCGGCCTCTACAGCCTGCTGGTGAAGGTCAGTGACCACGGGCAGCCCGAGCCACTCCACTCCACCGTCATGGTCAACCTGTTTGTCAACGAGACGGTGAGCAATGAGAGCTACATCCAGAGCCTGCTCCTGCGGCAGGCCGAGATTGAGATTGAGGAGAGCATCGGGCCACGGGAGACCCACCAGTGGATCCAGGACCGACGGGTGTTCCCATGCCAGCCGGTCCTGATCGCACTGTCGGCCACCTGCTTAGGACTGTTCATCATGGTGGTGTCGCTGTCTGTGTACATTAGCTGCAGAAAGCTCCGGAAACATAAAAAGAAACGACTCGAGGTGGAAATCCCattaaaaatgaacagtgaCATGCAGCCAGTGGACCGGAAACTCATGGAGATTTCCAACATATGA